A region of Caretta caretta isolate rCarCar2 chromosome 26, rCarCar1.hap1, whole genome shotgun sequence DNA encodes the following proteins:
- the EGR3 gene encoding early growth response protein 3 isoform X3, whose protein sequence is MTGKLVEKLPGTMNTLMNQLPDNLYPEEIPNSLNIFSSSSESVAHYNQMAAGLSFASRGCSGEWKLPDREVAENVMDIGLANEKTNQELSSYSGSFQPTPGNKTVTYLGKFAFDSPSNWCQDNIISLMSAGILGVPPSSSAITSTQTSTASMVQNQGEVDQMYPALPPYSTCSDLYPEPVSFHDPQSNPGLTYSPQDYQAAKPALDSNLFPMIPDYNLYHHPNEMGTLTEHKPFQSLDPIRVNPPPITPLETIKAFKDKQIHPSFGSLQQQPLTLKPIRPRKYPNRPSKTPLHERPHACPAEGCDRRFSRSDELTRHLRIHTGHKPFQCRICMRSFSRSDHLTTHIRTHTGEKPFACEFCGRKFARSDERKRHAKIHLKQKEKKAEKGSSSSSPPVSLAPVVTTCA, encoded by the exons ATGACAGGCAAACTCGTGGAGAAGCTGCCGGGGACCATGAACACTTTGATGAACCAGTTGCCTGACAATCTGTACCCAGAGGAGATCCCCAACTCTCTGAATATCTTCTCCAGCAGCAGCGAGTCAGTGGCTCACTACAACCAGATGGCTGCAG GGCTTTCCTTCGCTTCTCGGGGCTGTAGTGGGGAGTGGAAGCTGCCAGACAGAGAGGTGGCCG AGAATGTTATGGATATTGGATTAGCGAACGAAAAGACCAACCAAGAGCTGTCGTCCTATTCGGGTTCTTTCCAACCCACCCCTGGCAACAAGACTGTTACCTACCTGGGGAAATTTGCTTTCGATTCCCCGTCCAACTGGTGTCAGGATAATATTATCAGCCTCATGAGCGCTGGGATTCTGGGGGTGCCCCCTTCCTCCAGTGCCATCACCAGCACCCAGACCTCTACAGCCAGCATGGTGCAGAACCAGGGCGAGGTGGACCAGATGTACCCCGCGCTGCCCCCGTATTCCACCTGCAGTGACCTCTACCCGGAGCCAGTGTCCTTTCACGACCCCCAAAGCAACCCAGGGCTCACCTATTCCCCCCAGGATTACCAAGCAGCCAAGCCAGCCTTGGACAGTAACCTCTTCCCCATGATCCCAGACTATAACCTCTATCACCACCCCAACGAGATGGGCACGCTCACCGAACACAAACCCTTCCAGAGCTTGGATCCCATTCGGGTcaaccctccccccatcaccccgCTGGAGACCATCAAAGCCTTCAAGGACAAACAGATCCACCCCAGCTTCGGcagcctccagcagcagcccctcACCCTCAAACCCATCCGGCCCAGGAAGTACCCCAACCGGCCCAGCAAAACCCCGCTCCACGAGCGACCCCACGCGTGCCCGGCCGAGGGTTGTGACCGGCGCTTCTCCAGATCCGACGAGCTCACGAGGCACCTGAGGATCCACACGGGCCACAAGCCCTTCCAGTGCCGCATCTGCATGAGGAGCTTCAGCCGCAGCGACCACCTCACCACCCACATCCGCACCCACACGGGCGAGAAGCCCTTCGCCTGCGAGTTCTGCGGGCGCAAGTTTGCGCGCAGCGACGAGCGCAAGAGACACGCCAAGATCCACCTGAAGCAGAAGGAGAAGAAGGCCGAGAagggctcctcttcctcctccccgcccGTGTCCTTGGCCCCGGTGGTCACCACCTGCGCATGA
- the EGR3 gene encoding early growth response protein 3 isoform X1 yields MTGKLVEKLPGTMNTLMNQLPDNLYPEEIPNSLNIFSSSSESVAHYNQMAAENVMDIGLANEKTNQELSSYSGSFQPTPGNKTVTYLGKFAFDSPSNWCQDNIISLMSAGILGVPPSSSAITSTQTSTASMVQNQGEVDQMYPALPPYSTCSDLYPEPVSFHDPQSNPGLTYSPQDYQAAKPALDSNLFPMIPDYNLYHHPNEMGTLTEHKPFQSLDPIRVNPPPITPLETIKAFKDKQIHPSFGSLQQQPLTLKPIRPRKYPNRPSKTPLHERPHACPAEGCDRRFSRSDELTRHLRIHTGHKPFQCRICMRSFSRSDHLTTHIRTHTGEKPFACEFCGRKFARSDERKRHAKIHLKQKEKKAEKGSSSSSPPVSLAPVVTTCA; encoded by the exons ATGACAGGCAAACTCGTGGAGAAGCTGCCGGGGACCATGAACACTTTGATGAACCAGTTGCCTGACAATCTGTACCCAGAGGAGATCCCCAACTCTCTGAATATCTTCTCCAGCAGCAGCGAGTCAGTGGCTCACTACAACCAGATGGCTGCAG AGAATGTTATGGATATTGGATTAGCGAACGAAAAGACCAACCAAGAGCTGTCGTCCTATTCGGGTTCTTTCCAACCCACCCCTGGCAACAAGACTGTTACCTACCTGGGGAAATTTGCTTTCGATTCCCCGTCCAACTGGTGTCAGGATAATATTATCAGCCTCATGAGCGCTGGGATTCTGGGGGTGCCCCCTTCCTCCAGTGCCATCACCAGCACCCAGACCTCTACAGCCAGCATGGTGCAGAACCAGGGCGAGGTGGACCAGATGTACCCCGCGCTGCCCCCGTATTCCACCTGCAGTGACCTCTACCCGGAGCCAGTGTCCTTTCACGACCCCCAAAGCAACCCAGGGCTCACCTATTCCCCCCAGGATTACCAAGCAGCCAAGCCAGCCTTGGACAGTAACCTCTTCCCCATGATCCCAGACTATAACCTCTATCACCACCCCAACGAGATGGGCACGCTCACCGAACACAAACCCTTCCAGAGCTTGGATCCCATTCGGGTcaaccctccccccatcaccccgCTGGAGACCATCAAAGCCTTCAAGGACAAACAGATCCACCCCAGCTTCGGcagcctccagcagcagcccctcACCCTCAAACCCATCCGGCCCAGGAAGTACCCCAACCGGCCCAGCAAAACCCCGCTCCACGAGCGACCCCACGCGTGCCCGGCCGAGGGTTGTGACCGGCGCTTCTCCAGATCCGACGAGCTCACGAGGCACCTGAGGATCCACACGGGCCACAAGCCCTTCCAGTGCCGCATCTGCATGAGGAGCTTCAGCCGCAGCGACCACCTCACCACCCACATCCGCACCCACACGGGCGAGAAGCCCTTCGCCTGCGAGTTCTGCGGGCGCAAGTTTGCGCGCAGCGACGAGCGCAAGAGACACGCCAAGATCCACCTGAAGCAGAAGGAGAAGAAGGCCGAGAagggctcctcttcctcctccccgcccGTGTCCTTGGCCCCGGTGGTCACCACCTGCGCATGA
- the EGR3 gene encoding early growth response protein 3 isoform X2, producing MDIGLANEKTNQELSSYSGSFQPTPGNKTVTYLGKFAFDSPSNWCQDNIISLMSAGILGVPPSSSAITSTQTSTASMVQNQGEVDQMYPALPPYSTCSDLYPEPVSFHDPQSNPGLTYSPQDYQAAKPALDSNLFPMIPDYNLYHHPNEMGTLTEHKPFQSLDPIRVNPPPITPLETIKAFKDKQIHPSFGSLQQQPLTLKPIRPRKYPNRPSKTPLHERPHACPAEGCDRRFSRSDELTRHLRIHTGHKPFQCRICMRSFSRSDHLTTHIRTHTGEKPFACEFCGRKFARSDERKRHAKIHLKQKEKKAEKGSSSSSPPVSLAPVVTTCA from the coding sequence ATGGATATTGGATTAGCGAACGAAAAGACCAACCAAGAGCTGTCGTCCTATTCGGGTTCTTTCCAACCCACCCCTGGCAACAAGACTGTTACCTACCTGGGGAAATTTGCTTTCGATTCCCCGTCCAACTGGTGTCAGGATAATATTATCAGCCTCATGAGCGCTGGGATTCTGGGGGTGCCCCCTTCCTCCAGTGCCATCACCAGCACCCAGACCTCTACAGCCAGCATGGTGCAGAACCAGGGCGAGGTGGACCAGATGTACCCCGCGCTGCCCCCGTATTCCACCTGCAGTGACCTCTACCCGGAGCCAGTGTCCTTTCACGACCCCCAAAGCAACCCAGGGCTCACCTATTCCCCCCAGGATTACCAAGCAGCCAAGCCAGCCTTGGACAGTAACCTCTTCCCCATGATCCCAGACTATAACCTCTATCACCACCCCAACGAGATGGGCACGCTCACCGAACACAAACCCTTCCAGAGCTTGGATCCCATTCGGGTcaaccctccccccatcaccccgCTGGAGACCATCAAAGCCTTCAAGGACAAACAGATCCACCCCAGCTTCGGcagcctccagcagcagcccctcACCCTCAAACCCATCCGGCCCAGGAAGTACCCCAACCGGCCCAGCAAAACCCCGCTCCACGAGCGACCCCACGCGTGCCCGGCCGAGGGTTGTGACCGGCGCTTCTCCAGATCCGACGAGCTCACGAGGCACCTGAGGATCCACACGGGCCACAAGCCCTTCCAGTGCCGCATCTGCATGAGGAGCTTCAGCCGCAGCGACCACCTCACCACCCACATCCGCACCCACACGGGCGAGAAGCCCTTCGCCTGCGAGTTCTGCGGGCGCAAGTTTGCGCGCAGCGACGAGCGCAAGAGACACGCCAAGATCCACCTGAAGCAGAAGGAGAAGAAGGCCGAGAagggctcctcttcctcctccccgcccGTGTCCTTGGCCCCGGTGGTCACCACCTGCGCATGA